GTGCAGCATGAAGGAGAAATTCCGCCAGTCAATGGGCTGGCTGCACACATGGAGCGGGCTTATACTCGGCTGGCTGATATTTGTGATATTTTTCACAGGAACCCTGTCATATTTCCGTCATGAGATAACCCACTGGATGCAGCCGGAGACCCACGGGTCGGTAAAATTTGATCCTGCTGCCGTGGACAAGGCTGTGGACTACCTGAAAAATAACGCACCTGATGAAGCCGCAGGATGGCTGATCGCCCTGCCGGATGAGCGCACAAAAACCATAGAGGCATCCTGGCGTGTGCTCAGGATTGACCCGAAATACGGCATACGTCCCGAAATAACGCAGAACTTTCTTGATGCTTCCACAGGGGAAAACACAAACGCCCGCAAAACCCATGGCGGCGAATTTCTCTACCGTTTTCACATAGAGCTTTACGGCATGGACAAAACCCTCGGCCGCTGGATAATCGGCATAGCCACAATGGCACTGTTCATAGCCATAATCACCGGAATCATACTCCATAAGAGGATATTCAAGGATTTCTTCGTTTTCCGCGGGAACAAGGGTGTGCGTTCATGGATCGATGCTCACATATTCGCAGCGGTTCTTGCCCTGCCATACCATATAATGATCACCTATTCCGGTCTGCTTCTTCTGATGATGATACTTCTGCCGTGGAACACAGAGGAATTTCTGAGGGAATATAAAGAGATGCGCGCAAAAATGATGTCTCAGCCTGTTGAGGTTATCCCTTCCGATTATGAAGCGTATCCGCCCGTTTCCCTTGTTCCTCTCCTGAAAGACGCAGAGGAGAGGCTCGGCGAAAAAATCGGCAGGATATATATCAGCAATCCGGGCAGACGCAATATGACGGCTCAGCTTGTGCCTTCCAGAAGTGACAAAATCACTTACACGGACAGAAGCCGCAGCGCGGAAGCAGTAGTAAGCTACAACCTGCGCAACGGCAGGTTCTATGGAGAGATGACGAGTGAGCCTGTGTCAGCGGCTTATTCCATTTTCAATGCTTTCAGCACCCTTCATGTGGCGCGTTTTGCGGACACTTTCATGCGCTGGCTGTTTTTTATCTCAGGGGTGATGGGCACGGTGATGACCGCCACTGGACTCATAATCTGGACACAGAAGAAGGCAAAAGCCGCAGATAAACCGTTCGGGCGTAAGCTGGTTGAGGTGCTGAATATAGGCGGGATCACAGGCCTTGCCGCAGCCACAGCCGCCTACTTCTGGGCGAACAGGTTTGTGCCCGCTGCCGCTGAAAACCGTATGAGTCTTGAACTCTGGGCATTTTTCGGCGTGTGGGCGCTGACCTTCATCCACCCCGCAATACGGGACAGAAAAAAGGCATGGGTTGACCAGCTATGGCTCTGCGCCGGGCTGTACGCTCTCATTCCCGCAGTGAATGCCCTCACTTCGTCCATGAACCTCTTTAAGGCTTTCTCTGCCGGAAACATGGTCGTGGCGGGGTTTGATCTCACCGCACTTGCTGCCGGAGTTCTGTTTGCCGTCACCGCAGTAATAGTTTCCGGAAAGGAGGCGAAATAATGTTTGCAGGTCTTATCACCATTGCTCTCACCTTCACAGGGTTCAGCCTGATAGCCCTTGCCGCGGACAAGCACCGTGCGCAGATAACTGACAGAGAGTTCAGCCCTAAGCTGAAACCAGCCCTTATGCTCGCCGGGTGGGTTCTGCTTATTGTTTCCGCCGTACCCTGCGTTCAGCAGTATAAAATATCCATCGGACTCACAGCCTGGTTCGGCTGCATGAGTGTTTCCGGCAGTGTGCTTGTGCTCATGCTGGCCTATATTCCCCGAAAAGTTTCCATAAGCGCCGCAGGGGCAGTTCCCTTTGCCGTGCTTATGTTTCTGATACAGGTTTTCCTGTAGATTCTGCCATTCTTAAGCCCGTGCCGCGCTGACTGCGGTGCGGGCTCTTTAAAATGCCTTTTCCCCGATAAATTTATGGACAAACCGCCGCTCTTTTTTATAAGCTTGGGATTATTGAGGTGCTTATAATGCTTATTTACGGAATCGGTCTCGGACCGGGCGATCCTGAACTTGTTACGGTAAAGGCGGTTAAAACTCTGGAAAAATCAGATGTGGTCATAGTTCCCCAGTCCGATAAAACAGGGCGGAGCATAGCGGGCGACATAGTGAAAAACTATGTGCCGGAAGAAAAAATCCTCTGGTATTACTTCCCCATGACGGGAGATAAGGCTGATCTGGATACCAGATACACCGCCCTTGCCACAGAGATGGAAAAGCTGGCAGCGGAAGGAAAAACAATCAGCTACGTCACAATCGGCGATACGCCTGTTTACAGCACATTCAATTATCTGCGGGATAAGCTTAAGGCAAAAAATATAGAAACGAAAATGATAGCGGGAATCTCCGCTTTCTCCGCATCCGCAAACAGGATGAATCTGCCCCTGTGCGAGAAGGACGGCTCATTCTGCGTGGCTGAAATGCCGGATACCGATGAGGAACTCCTTGAGCTGACACGCCGCTTCACTTCCGTTGTGCTGATGAAGGTACATAAAAGGCTCGGAGTGCTTACGGAATTTGTGCGGAAAAACAGCCTCAGTGAGGCGTACCTTTTTCAGCGTGTGACAATGGAGGATGAACAGATCTTCAACCTGCTCACGGAAGTTCCCGGAGAATCAGCGGGGTATCTCTCCACAGCGATTTTAAAGGCTTAGTAGAATATCAAGGGATTCAAGGAAGGCTTCTTCCTCAAAAACCTCAACGCAGACTGTGATGTCCTGAAGCTCCGCAAAGCTTTTAATCAGGCGGAGCGTTTTCTTGTCTATGTGCTTCAGGCTCTGATGGTCACGCATTCCGTCGGAGCCGTGCAGGTGAATGAGGCCTATGTCGATGCTCCAGCGCCTGATTATATCCTCAACTTTTCCGCCGTAATGGAGAACATGCCCCAAATCGGCGCATATTGCCGCATCTGCTCCCGCCAGTTTGCTGAAAAGATGCGCATCATCCTCTCCGTTTTCAACAGACAGGGGTACGGCTGATTTCCTTGCAAACTCTGTGAGGTTCCTGAAAAAACTCTCCTGATGCTGAATATGGATCGTGTGCGTGTATGCGTTCAGCGGTTTGAGAAGCTCAGCAAACCGTTCTATCACAGACCAGTTTTCCTTTACGGAAAGATCAATGTCATAAGGCATATGCACATTAAACCGCATCCCGGTCGCCGCAAGTTCCGCCACCTCCGCCGGATCGGGTTCGTCACCCATGTACATGCTTGACATATACAAAAGCTCCACCTCATCCACAAGCCCTTGCAGGAAGCGGACATTTGTAATCCTGTCAGCTTTTTTTATGAATGACGGAGCCGCTATGCGCATGCCAGCGGACACCCGCCGTAATACCTCAGCACGAAGTAAACGGCAACACACAGGGCAACGGCAAACACCGCCGCAGTTTCAAACAGCTTTACCGCCTCTTTTATCTTCTCCGGCGCAGGCTCCCCTGTTCCGTCCCCCATGAATGGCTTGTCCTTAACCCTGCCGAAATATGATACAGAACCGCCGAGACGAAGATTCAGGGCTCCGGCAAAGGCAGACATGGAGTGCGCGGAATTTGGGCTGTCATGGGCAAGCCTGTATTTCAGGGCAGTTTTCAGAGTGTTTTTCATACTCATGCCGCAGAAAGGGGCTGAAAAAGCGATTATCAGCACGGAAAGCCTCGCCGGAATGAAATTAAGCACATCATCAAGACGGGCGGCGAACCTGCCGAAATTTATATATTTTTCGTTTTTATAGCCGATCATGGAGTCCAGCGTACTGACAGCCTTGAAGAAAACAGCCCCCGCACCGCCTCCGAAAACAGCGTATAAAAGGGGTGAAAGCACGCCGTCGGTATAGTTTTCGGACACTGATTCCACTGCGGATTTCACAACCGCCGCCTCATCCATCCCTTGGGTATCACGGCTTACTATCATGGACAGTTCATGCCCGGCTGAGGGGAGATCGCCCGCCGTGAGCGGTTCATAAACCCTCATTGCATGCTGCTTCATGGATTTTGCGCTTACGGCTGTGTATATGATGACTGAGTTTAACAAAACAAACGCGTACACATGAAAGCCGTATGCAAAGTGCAGCAGAACCGCAGCGGCAGATGTCCACAACGCAGCGGAAACGGCAGTTAAGATCACTCCGCCCGCAAACCCAAGTCCGTACAGGTATTTTTCCAGAAATCTGTTAAGTCTGCCCATGAGGACAACAGGGTGGAGCCCTGTTCTCGGATCGCCGAAAATATCATCCAGAAAAAATGCTATGGCGGCGGAAACAAGATTAAGGCTGATAAACTGCGTCACAGCACATTCTCCAGAGCATCGATCAAAGGCCGCATATCTCCCCGCACAGAAAAGCGTATATGCTCACCCTCAAGCCCGGTGAAATTGGCGCAGTCACGGATAAGCACCTTCTGGCGGAAACATTTGCTGAAAACGTCCCCGGAGCTCACCCCGTGCAGACGGCAGAGTATGAAGTTCACGTCCGATTCCAGAGGCTCCAGCCAGCCGAACCTGTCAAGCTCAGGGAGAAAAGCCTTCTTGAGTTTTGCTGTTTTGGCGGCTGTTCCGGCGGTGTCTTCATTCAAAAGGAGCATACCCGCAGCCTGAGCAACGCTGTTCACGCTCCAGGGAGGCATAAACCCGCTGATTTTTTCGATAAGCCCTGTATTGCCTGAAATAACAAAACCGAGCCTCAGCCCCGGCACACCGAAGATTTTGGAGAATGACCGCAGAACGGCGAGATTGTCATAAAGACAGTTTTTCAGCGTGAAATCAGGCTCATTAACATGGAAAGGCATATAGGATTCATCAACCACAAACATCGTCTGCGGGTTGTCATTTATCAGCGCCAGCAGGTCATTGCGGGCTGTTGTGCGCCCTGTGGGGTTGCCAGGATTACAGATAAAGCTGAGAACCGCCGGAGCGAGCAGAGGATGGGTCTTCACACTGACTCCGTACATACGGCAGAAATACTCATAATCGGAGTAGGCAGGGAGCGCAATATGTGCCCTTTTGCCCGAAAATATACGGCATATCTTTTCGATGGCTTCCGTAGTACCCGCCGTCACGCAGATATTCTCAGGATTCACCCCAATGGAAGCGGCGTACGCACTTCTCAGTGTGCGGGATTCAGGCTCAGGCAGAACTGAAATAAGCTCAGGCAGGTTAAGCCCGCTGAGGCACTTCGGCTGAATATGGCTCACATTCCCGCTGTAGTCTCTTATTTCTGCCGGAGACACATTAAGTTCTGCCGCCGCTTTATATATGTCTCCGCCGTGTTTTCCCTGCTTCACGTGGGTTTCCCCCTTTAAAATAATAATGTTTTATAGCGTAAAGAATGATCTTGTCATACAATAATTTTGTTTTTACGGAGATAAATTATGATCACACTGATAACGGGCGGCGCGGGAACGGGCAAAACATCCTATGCCCTTAAGCTTGCTGAAAAGTATTCTAAAAAAGCCTATATCGCAACAGCGGAAGTGACCGACAGCGAAATGGGGCTCAAAATAGAAAAACACAGACAGGAAAGGGACGAAACCCACACCACTTACGAGGAGCCTCTGGAGCTTGATGAGGCACTCACAGAGGCGGCAGAGGAAAATGATATAATTGTTCTGGACTGTCTGACTTTCTGGATCAATAATCTTCTGTATTACAAGAAACCTGCGGCTGAATATACCGAAAGGTTCCTGAGAGCGCTCAAGAATTGCGGCAAGCCCGTGATAATAATCACCAACGAGGTGAGCACAGGCGTTGTCCCCGCCGAGAAACTGACGAGGGAATATGTCCGTCTCACTGCGGCGGCAAACAGACAGACAGCGGACGAAGCGGACAGAGTAATACTGATGGTGGCGGGACAGCCGCTTTATGTTAAGGGGGAGAAATGAGGCTTGAGCAGATAATCACAGACATAAAAGAGAGCAACAAGACGGTTTACGAAAAAGCCCGTGAGCGTACGGCAAACCTTATCATGCCGCCCAGAGCCATGGGCAGACTGAATGATATATCCGAAAAGCTCTGCGCAATTTACGGCACATTAAAACCTGTTACTGATAAACGCGCTGTCTTCGTGATGGCGGGCGATCACGGCATAGCGGCTAAGGGGGTAAGCGCCTTCCCGCAGGAAGTGACAGGGCAGATGATGGGAGCCTTCATGGGCGGCATGGCGACTATAAACGCCCTATCCAACGCCGCCGGAGCCAGAGTTTTCGTGACTGATGCCGGAACGCTGCACTCCATGGAGGATGCGGTAATATCCGAGAACGCCGAATTTTTTCAGCGCAAAACCGCCTCCGGAACAAAGGACTTCTCCGCTGAACCCGCCATGACCGCTGAGCAGGCGAAACAGTGCATCCTCGCCGGGTATGACGTTACAAGCGAACAGATCAGAAAACACGGACTCAACCTTGTCGCCACAGGGGACATGGGTATAGGGAACACCACCCCCTCATCCGCAATCGGCAGCGTCATCACAGGTGAAACTGTGGAAGTGATGACAGGCATGGGCTCAGGTCTCACAAATGAAAGAGTCCTGAATAAAATAAACCTCATCAAACAGGGGATTGAGATAAACAAACCTAACCCCAAGGACGGGCTGGATGTTCTCGCCAAAGTCGGCGGGTTTGAGATAGGCGCCATAGCCGGAACAATAATCGCCGCTGCTCACCACAGAATCCCCGTTGTGATAGACGGTATAATCTCCACAGCAGGGGCGCTCATTGCGGCATGCATAGCTCCGAAAACCCTTGACTACATGATAGCGGGGCATGTTTCCGAAGAGCCGGGGCATAAGCTTATGCTCCGCCACCTCGGACTTGTGCCTGTGCTCGATCTCGGCATGAGGCTGGGGGAAGGCACAGGGGCTGTCGCCGCTATGCAGATAATCGATCTGGCCGCAGCGGTTATCCGTGATGTAGCCACCTTTGAGGAGGCGGCCGTCTCCGGCAAGGATTAATGATGAAGGGCTTCATTCAGGCTTTATCCTTTCTCACCGTAATCAGAATACGCACAGGCGGGGAATACAGACCCGCCGCTATGATTCCGCACTTCGCGCTCACCGGGCTTTTTATCGGCGCCGGACTGTGGGCTGTATCTCATGTTACGGACGGCTTCTTTCTCCGCCCCGTGCTTATGCTCGTCTACCTCGCCGCTGTGACAGGGGCGCTCCATCTGGACGGGTTTATAGACACTGCGGATGCCCTCTTCTCCCACCGGAGCCGTGAGCGGAAGCTTGAGATTATGAAAGACCCTCACGCCGGTTCCATGGGGATAGTGGCTGTTGTGCTGCTGCTTCTCGCTAAATGGTCCGCCTTCTCGCAGACAGGAGATGTATGGCTCATAGCTGTAATCCCTGCATATGCGCGCTTCGCCGCGGTGGTCGGCATGCTCAGCCTCCCCTACGCCCGCAGGGAGGGTCTGGGAAAGATGTTTGCCGAAGGCGCTGGGAAAGCCGCTCTTTTGCAGATAATTCCGTTTATGATCGCCGTGTTCTGGTTCAGCGGTCTGCCGTTCTTCCTATGGTTTCATCTGGTGTTTGCTCTCTGCGTTTTCTCCGTCCTCTTTTTCTACCGTTTTTCCCTGGGCGGTATAACCGGAGACCTCATGGGCGCGATGATAGAATTTACCGAAGCGGTTTTATTCATCTTAACCGCTGTGCATTTCATAAAAACATAGAAGCCTGATACAAGCCTGACGGCATTAATAGAAAAATATAATTTAGATCGATAAAATTTTATTGACATTATCTAACTCATCTTTTATTAAATTATAAATTCCATGTGAGCAGTCTGCTCAGTTTCTTGAAATCCGTTCTAAGAGATTCAGAGAAGTTTCAGTTTTTTACCTGCCGCGCCTTTAAAAGGTACGCGGTCTATTGCCTTATCAAAATGTCTGATTAACCAAAAAGGCATATCCGGCAATAGTATGTGTGATTAGCACGGTGATGAAAGTGTGTTTAAACTCAAAAAATAATGAATATATAAATTTCTCTTTATTACCAGAGAGAAAGCAACCAAGGGGCAGGACGATCGCTTAAAAGCGACCGCCCAAATTATTTATCCGGAGGATATTGATGAATTTACGTGCCAAACTGCGCAGCTTATGCGCACTGACGCTGACAGCAGGCGCTTTTGCGATGCCGGCATCAGCCGGGGAAACAATCCAGCTTGAATCTGTGGTGGTTACCGCCGCAGGCTACGAGCAGAAAATCAAGGATGCTCCCGCCAGCATTTCTGTTATCACAAGGGAGGAGCTGGACAGAAAGCCCTATATCACCCTTCTTGACGCTGTAAGGGACATAGAAGGGATCGACATAGGCGAAACAGTGGACAAGACCGGACAGGGAACCATCAGCATAAGGGGTATGGGGTCGGATTACACCCTTGTGATGATCGACGGCAAACGCCAGAGCAACATAGGGGATATATACCCCAACAGTTTCGGCGGCAACCAGTTTAACCATATTCCGCCTCTTGACATGATAGAGAGAATCGAGGTTATCAGAGGCCCCATGTCAACCCTTTACGGTGCGGATGCCATGGGCGGCGTAATTAACATCATAACCAAGAAAGTTGCTGACCGCTGGACAGGTTCGGCAACTTTCAGCCGCAACTTTCAGGAAGATTCAGGCTTCGGTGACGACACCACCCAGAGTTTCAGCATAATGGGCCCCATTATAGCAGGTAAAATAGGTGTAAGCCTTTACGGAAGCATATTTGACCGTGAGGAATCAGCTCCTGCCCTTGAATCAGTAACAGCCCCCGACGGAGTGACATATGACCGCACACTGGGCTTCGGCGGATGGGGCAAAACCGCGGAAAACAAAACATGGAACCTCGGTGTCGGTGTTACTTTCACTCCGAACAAGGCACACACTATAAAGGTTGACTACGATACATCCAATCAGGAATATGACAACACTGAAAGCAACCTAGGAACAGTGGACAGCATAGAAACCATATGGAGAAACCAGCGTGTCGGCTACCACGAAACAATGAAGTTCAGGCGCGACCAGTGGTCTGTTACCCATAATGCGGACTGGAACCTCGGCAAGAGCGAACTGAGGCTTTCCTATGTGGAAACAGCAAACGAAGGGCGCTCCATGCCCCTCACCGCGTCAGAGCGTCTTCTTGTGCAGGATCTTAAAACTGCTTATCCCGCAAGCAGCTATGAAGCTTTCCTTTCTCAGCTTTCAGCGGACGAAAGAGCAGCCTTCTTAGCCCTCTTTCCCCGCGCGGACAGACCCCTTGAAACACGCCAGTACACTCTGGACGCAAAATACGAACTGCCTCTGGGAGCACACCACATAATATTCGGCGGTCAGTATATTGATGCCGAGATGGAGGACGGAGTTTTCGGACTCAAGGACGGAAGCTACGATGCGGGTACAGTGCAGGAACACCGCCAGTGGTCGCTCTTTGCGGAAGACAGCTGGAAGGCTCTTCAATTTCTTACCCTCACAGGCGGACTTCGCTATGACCACCACAACGAATTCGGCGGTCACTTAAGCCCGCGTGTGTATGCTGTTGTTGATATTAACGATGAATGGGCTGTAAAAGGCGGCGTAAGCACAGGCTACAAAGCACCCAAAGCCAGCGATCTCTATGCGGGAATAACAGGTTTCGGCGGTCAGGGCACAAGCCCGTGGGTCGGCAATCCGGATCTCAAGCCGGAAACAAGCGTAAACAGCGAGCTTGCCGTCTACTGGGAAGCCAAAGCCGGACACAGCTTCAACGCGACTGTCTTCATGAACAAGTTTGAAGATAAAATAGCCTCAGGAGAAACCATAATTGTTGATTTCGGTGACGGCTGGGATCAGATAGGCAGCGGCTACACTACATACAGACAGAAGCGCAACCTTGATGAGGCTGAGATAAAAGGTCTTGAGGTAGCAGGAAAGGTTCAGCTTCCTTACGGGCTTTCTTTCAGAGCTAACTACACTTATACGGATTCTGAAATCACAAAAGGCGATGAAAAAGGCAAACCCCTCACCGATACGGCTGAGCATATGGCAAATGCTACCCTTGACTGGTATGCAAACCCGAAACTTATGCTTTTCCTGAATGCCAACTACAGCGGCGAGAGAACAGGCGGAACATACACCCTGAACGGTGTAAGCCACGAGTTCAAGTACAAGAAATCTCTCCTTTTTCATCTGGGAGGCTCGCTTAAACTTTCCGAAAACGTGACATTCAACGCCCGTGTGAACAACCTGCTTGATAAAGATTTCAGCAAGTACAAAGTCATCTACAACGATGCCAACTCAAACGGAAGCTATGCAGACTCAGGCGACATCACATATCTGAACGACTATAACGTAATCCAGAAAGCGCGCAGCTACTGGGCATCAGTAAACGTAAAATTCTAAACCATTTATAACATTCATGCAGGTCTCATCAAAGAGGCCTGCATTCTTTCATAAGTTAGAAGGGATGAAAAATATTGACACTCACTAATAAAATTGTTATCCAAATGCTGACATATGCTTGGAGGCTTCGCCTCATAAGCCCCGAAATCCGTCCTTTTCAGAGATTCAGAACATGTCGGCAGCAAAAACGGAAGCAGCGCTTCCCGGCTGCTTCCTCAAATCAGGCATTACTTATTTACAGGGGGTCAGAATGACCAGCTATTCAGGACTAAAATACAGGCTTGAAACAGCCTCCCGTATTTTTCTGGCAATCGTGGGCGGGTACATACTTTCCGCATTTGCCGCAATATGGATCACACGCCTTGTTCCATTTGAGGCCAGATACGCCTCAATAACAGGCAACATGCTGTTTTTTATCATCTACACATGCGCGGTGATATGGACTTTTGCAAATATTAAAACAATTAAAGCATGGCTGGGGATCTGCATTCCCGCCGCTGTTCTGGGCGGTCTGCTCCTGCTTCCGTGGAGCGGGCAATGAGAGAAAAATTCCGTCAGTCAATAGGCTGGCTCCATTCATGGAGCGGGCTGATAATAGGTTGGCTCCTTTTCGCTATTTTCTTCACAGGAACCTACTCATATTTCAGAAACGAAATAACCTACTGGATGCAGCCGGAACTGCACGGCTCAGCACCCGCGGGAAATGAAGCCATGCTGGCGGCGGACTACCTCGACAGAGTAGCCCCTGAATCATCATCATGGTCAATAACTCTGCCGACAGAAAGAAGCAGGGTAACTCAGGTGGCATTCAGAGAGCAGCCCGCCGCGCAGAATACCGAACGCCCGCGGAGGGAACGCCAGCCCGGAGAGGAAAGCAGCCGCCCCGCAGGTGAAAGAAGAGAACGCGCAGCAGCACCGGAAAGCAGAGAACAGCCCGAAGCGGGGAACACTCAGCAGACTGATGCATCCCCCATGAGAATACCCATGGCAGTTCACTACCTCGACTCCCAGACCGGAGAGCGCATAATCCCCAGAGAAACAAGCGGAGGAACATTCCTCTACCGTTTTCATGTGGAGCTTTACGGCATGGACAGAATCACCGGGCGAAAAATAATCGGAGCCGCCACAATGGTTATGCTCATAGCCATAATAAGCGGCATAATTATCCATAAAAGAATTTTTGCGGACTTTTTCACTTTCCGCAGAAAGAAAGGGACGAGAACATGGATAGACGCACACATATTCACCGCTGTCCTCGCCCTCCCCTACCACATCATGATCACCTACTCCGGTTTAGTTCTGCTTATGATGATTCTGCTTCCGTGGAACACGGACGGCCTACGCAGAATGCCCGCCCAGAACCAGCAGCAGAGGCAGGCGGAAATCGTAACCGAAAGGGTGAAGCTCACTCCATTAGCCCCTATACTGCAGGACGCTGAGGAAAGGCTCGGTTCAAAAATTGAGCGTATAGCGATCAGCAATCAGGGTAAAAACAATATGATAATGGAAATAACCCCTGTCGGCAGAAAAAGCATAACCGCAACAGGAAGAGGGAGCGGCTCCTCCGTAAAAGCTGTTTATAAAGGTTCAAACGGCAGATTCATGGGAGAGTCAGTAACCGAAGCCCCGAACAAAATCGCAGCAACTATGAATGTTTTAAGCTCGCTCCACCTTGCCAGATTTGCAGATACATTCACAAGATGGCTGTTCTTCATCTCCGGCGCCCTAGGTACTGTGATGGTAGGTACGGGGCTCATAATCTGGACAAACAAAAAAACCAAATCAATGGACAAATCCTTCGGAAGAAAGCTTGTCGAGGTGCTTAACATTGGCGGAATAACAGGCCTTATCGCCGCTACGGGCGTGCATTTCTGGTCAAACAGGCTCCTCCCTTTTGATCTCGCATCAAGATCCGGCTGGGAAATACGGATGTTTTTCACTGCGTGGCTTCTCTGCTGCCTGCATCCGCTGATAAGACCCGCAAAAAAAGCATGGACGGAGCAGCTTACGCTCTGCGCTGCGCTCTACTGCCTTATGCCCGTGCTGAATGCCTTCACCTCCAAGGTGAACCTGTTCAGCGCGATAGTTCAGGGGAA
The window above is part of the Geovibrio ferrireducens genome. Proteins encoded here:
- a CDS encoding PepSY-associated TM helix domain-containing protein, with product MREKFRQSIGWLHSWSGLIIGWLLFAIFFTGTYSYFRNEITYWMQPELHGSAPAGNEAMLAADYLDRVAPESSSWSITLPTERSRVTQVAFREQPAAQNTERPRRERQPGEESSRPAGERRERAAAPESREQPEAGNTQQTDASPMRIPMAVHYLDSQTGERIIPRETSGGTFLYRFHVELYGMDRITGRKIIGAATMVMLIAIISGIIIHKRIFADFFTFRRKKGTRTWIDAHIFTAVLALPYHIMITYSGLVLLMMILLPWNTDGLRRMPAQNQQQRQAEIVTERVKLTPLAPILQDAEERLGSKIERIAISNQGKNNMIMEITPVGRKSITATGRGSGSSVKAVYKGSNGRFMGESVTEAPNKIAATMNVLSSLHLARFADTFTRWLFFISGALGTVMVGTGLIIWTNKKTKSMDKSFGRKLVEVLNIGGITGLIAATGVHFWSNRLLPFDLASRSGWEIRMFFTAWLLCCLHPLIRPAKKAWTEQLTLCAALYCLMPVLNAFTSKVNLFSAIVQGNAIIAGFDLTVFGLGVLFAYAAWKTSGIEMKTAVNTAMQEAR
- a CDS encoding TonB-dependent receptor domain-containing protein, translated to MNLRAKLRSLCALTLTAGAFAMPASAGETIQLESVVVTAAGYEQKIKDAPASISVITREELDRKPYITLLDAVRDIEGIDIGETVDKTGQGTISIRGMGSDYTLVMIDGKRQSNIGDIYPNSFGGNQFNHIPPLDMIERIEVIRGPMSTLYGADAMGGVINIITKKVADRWTGSATFSRNFQEDSGFGDDTTQSFSIMGPIIAGKIGVSLYGSIFDREESAPALESVTAPDGVTYDRTLGFGGWGKTAENKTWNLGVGVTFTPNKAHTIKVDYDTSNQEYDNTESNLGTVDSIETIWRNQRVGYHETMKFRRDQWSVTHNADWNLGKSELRLSYVETANEGRSMPLTASERLLVQDLKTAYPASSYEAFLSQLSADERAAFLALFPRADRPLETRQYTLDAKYELPLGAHHIIFGGQYIDAEMEDGVFGLKDGSYDAGTVQEHRQWSLFAEDSWKALQFLTLTGGLRYDHHNEFGGHLSPRVYAVVDINDEWAVKGGVSTGYKAPKASDLYAGITGFGGQGTSPWVGNPDLKPETSVNSELAVYWEAKAGHSFNATVFMNKFEDKIASGETIIVDFGDGWDQIGSGYTTYRQKRNLDEAEIKGLEVAGKVQLPYGLSFRANYTYTDSEITKGDEKGKPLTDTAEHMANATLDWYANPKLMLFLNANYSGERTGGTYTLNGVSHEFKYKKSLLFHLGGSLKLSENVTFNARVNNLLDKDFSKYKVIYNDANSNGSYADSGDITYLNDYNVIQKARSYWASVNVKF
- a CDS encoding DUF3649 domain-containing protein produces the protein MTSYSGLKYRLETASRIFLAIVGGYILSAFAAIWITRLVPFEARYASITGNMLFFIIYTCAVIWTFANIKTIKAWLGICIPAAVLGGLLLLPWSGQ